The Patescibacteria group bacterium sequence TCGTTTAAATTACTTCTTTTGGACATGATTTACTTATAATCTAATATTGAACTATTTGCGCAAATAGTTCATAAAACCTTAACTAAACTTTTAGTTTTTTTATCACTCCAATTTCTTCACACTTGAACACCAAAGCCAAGCCCAGATACACTAGTCCTCCAACTCCAGCCGCGACCAGGAATTGCAGTAAAACTTGGCCAAATGTCGTCAAATCAAATATTGAGCCAACGACCATTTTACTAATCTGAACGGCAACGCCGGCCAAAACAGAAATCATGCTGACTTTCAAAAGTGAAAAAATGATTTTTTTCTCGTCTAAAAAACCCAGCTTGCACCTTAATAAAACAAACAATAAAATCACATTTACAATACTGGCTATAGAAAAAGCTAAGGCTAAACCCGCCACACCCAGTATCCTACTTAAATATAGTCCGCCAAAGATATTAATTAATACCGAAACTATACTGACAAAGACCGGGGTCTTGGTATCTTGAAAAGCATAAAAAGCTCGGGCAAGGAGCGGGATTAAGGCTTGGGCAAAAAGTGAAATTGAAAAAAAACCCAAAGTCTCCAAGGTCATCACGGTGTCCTGCCAATCAAATCTTCCGGCCCCCAGAACTAGCCGCACAACCTGGGCCCGGAGTAACAAAATAAACACGGAGGCAGGAATGATTAAAAACAAAATCCGGCGCAAAGTAACCGAAAAATGCGCAATAAACTCCTTTAAATCCTTCTTGGCTGCGCTTTCGCTAAAATAAGGAAACGAGGCAACAGCCAAAGAAATCGCGAAAATGCCAATAGGAAATGATTGTAAATTAAAAGCAAAATTAAACACTGCCACACTGCCAACAACCAATGTAGAAGCAATAACATTTATTACCAGCTGATTGATTTGATTGACTGCCAAGCCAAAAGTGCGCGGCAGCATCAGTAATCCCACTCGTTGAACCGCCCTGTCTTTGAATGCTAAAACTGCTTGCCACCTAAAACCTGCTTTTAAAACAGATGGAATTTGAATTAATAAGTGTAAAAAGGCGCCCAAAACCACGCCCCAAGCCAACCCCTTGATCCCGAACCTTGGTACTAAAAATAAGACACCGGCAATAATCCCCAGGTTATAAAATATCGGAGCCAAGCTATAAGCCACAAACCGTTTAAAAGAATTCAAAATACCGCTAAAAACATTGCTGGCTCCAAAAAAGATAATGCTAAAAAGCATTATCCTGGTGAGTTCGGCTACTGCCCTTTGTTTTTCTGGATCAAAACCCGGCACTAATAAAGGAACAATGCGCGGCGCAAAAATAAAAAAGATTCCCGCTAAAATCGCTAAGGCTAAAACAATGCAATGCAGAATTGAATTGGCAATTCGAAACGCCTCTTCTTTATCTTTTTGCAGACATTTGATAAAAATGGGAATAAAAGCCGAGGATAAAGCTCCAAGCACCAGAGTATTAAAAATCAAATCCGGCAGCCGGAAAGACGCAAAGTAAATGTCAGTGATATCCCCGGCGCCAAAATTTGAGGCAATCAGCCGGTCGCGCAAAAGCCCGATGAATTTAGACAAAACAGAAAAACTAGCGATAACAATTGCGCCGCCGGTGATTGTGTTTTTTAGTTTGTGGATAAACTTTTGGAACATATAAAATAAATCAGACAAAAAATTGCCTGAGGTGGGCCTGTAATTATTCTATCATCTTTTCAATAAAAAAACAACCTGAAGTGGTTGTAAAAAGTTGTAAAAAAAGAAGGGAGTCTTATCAACTTGCTCTCAAGTTGATCAGCACACTCCCCAAGACTGGGCCCAGTTTATTTATCTCTGCTCTGAGCGAAGCAGCCACGGTATATTAGGTTATCACTACTCGCGCGAGACACAAGATTATCTGCCAATATCCTTCCTTTTGAAGTTGAAGGATATTTTAACCCCGCTTAAAGCGCGAAGAAGGAATAGTCCTCCAATAATGACTTTCCAAAGTACCGGAGCGGCTGGCACTGCTCCCTGCCAAAAAA is a genomic window containing:
- the murJ gene encoding murein biosynthesis integral membrane protein MurJ → MFQKFIHKLKNTITGGAIVIASFSVLSKFIGLLRDRLIASNFGAGDITDIYFASFRLPDLIFNTLVLGALSSAFIPIFIKCLQKDKEEAFRIANSILHCIVLALAILAGIFFIFAPRIVPLLVPGFDPEKQRAVAELTRIMLFSIIFFGASNVFSGILNSFKRFVAYSLAPIFYNLGIIAGVLFLVPRFGIKGLAWGVVLGAFLHLLIQIPSVLKAGFRWQAVLAFKDRAVQRVGLLMLPRTFGLAVNQINQLVINVIASTLVVGSVAVFNFAFNLQSFPIGIFAISLAVASFPYFSESAAKKDLKEFIAHFSVTLRRILFLIIPASVFILLLRAQVVRLVLGAGRFDWQDTVMTLETLGFFSISLFAQALIPLLARAFYAFQDTKTPVFVSIVSVLINIFGGLYLSRILGVAGLALAFSIASIVNVILLFVLLRCKLGFLDEKKIIFSLLKVSMISVLAGVAVQISKMVVGSIFDLTTFGQVLLQFLVAAGVGGLVYLGLALVFKCEEIGVIKKLKV